A genomic segment from Lytechinus variegatus isolate NC3 chromosome 10, Lvar_3.0, whole genome shotgun sequence encodes:
- the LOC121423035 gene encoding uncharacterized protein LOC121423035, whose product MDVSVILGTALLTFGFAFTLFCNFQAAIGPDSEYSLGWFNSTIGNLSNKYPSPITPAGYAFSIWSLIYLWIAALILYIISTIFRTNFRGPVYLNPPVISLPFLLSVFLGNSASVVWLFVWDRELLTVSAIVLVATALPLYVALMIILTRTYNFLQEFLQVSRFDLWACRVLVGNGVAIYSAWVTIASQVGLSVCLLYDGGLPSDTVVYICLGILSAELIVFFVLDVSILYPYTRPVFMIYPVFIWALSALLVANAEETDSPQFILGAILLGISCVFFVTKTLLSIFRPVPEEAENSSPIKFKQLI is encoded by the exons ATGGATGTGTCGGTCATACTGGGTACGGCTCTGTTAACATTTGGATTTGCGTTCACACTCTTCTGTAACTTCCAGGCTGCTATTGGACCAGACTCTGAATATTCGTTGG GCTGGTTCAACTCGACCATCGGAAACCTTTCCAACAAATATCCCAGCCCCATCACCCCTGCCGGTTATGCTTTCAGTATCTGGAGTCTCATCTACCTGTGGATTGCTGCATTGATTCTCTATATCATCTCAACCATCTTCCGGACCAACTTCCGTGGACCAGTGTACTTGAATCCTCCTGTGATCTCTTTGCCGTTTCTCCTCTCTGTATTCCTTGGTAACTCTGCCAGTGTCGTGTGGTTGTTTGTATGGGACCGAGAGCTGTTGACTGTGTCCGCCATCGTCCTGGTGGCAACTGCTCTTCCTCTCTATGTGGCCTTGATGATCATCCTGACTAGGACCTACAACTTCTTGCAAGAATTTCTTCAAGTATCAAG GTTTGACCTATGGGCTTGTAGAGTACTTGTTGGTAACGGAGTGGCCATCTATTCTGCCTGGGTTACAATTGCTTCTCAAGTTGGTCTCTCAGTTTGCCTTCTCTATGATGGAGGACTTCCCAG TGACACTGTTGTGTACATCTGTTTGGGTATCTTGTCGGCTGAGCTGATTGTCTTCTTTGTCTTGGATGTATCCATCCTGTACCCATACACTCGTCCTGTCTTCATGATATACCCCGTCTTCATCTGGGCACTCTCTGCGCTCCTAGTCGCCAATGCCGAGGAAACAGACTCTCCACAGTTCATATTGGGTGCCATACTCCTGGGAATTAGCTGTGTCTTCTTTGTGACCAAGACACTGCTTTCCATCTTCCGACCAGTCCCTGAGGAAGCAGAGAATAGTTCTCCAATCaagtttaaacaacttattTAA